In the Theobroma cacao cultivar B97-61/B2 chromosome 1, Criollo_cocoa_genome_V2, whole genome shotgun sequence genome, one interval contains:
- the LOC18610642 gene encoding uncharacterized protein LOC18610642 yields the protein MMEANICDINHLDADVLLPPRKRLLAGFKKQASNANGSSDQPTVASSSSSLPSPSLSPSPSPSPSTSSSDVNTHLNNLLSSHINNPNLSPEEILAASRVAAIAAAKAAEAARAAAEEKAAIAAKAVAAAKSALDLVATFSEETVSKDRYLKKNKLKKHVPVQLLYKKHQPIENNRTDEELAHRLHRAINSSPRISKNSPTSEWKGHKHKRPKSLPTLEKTKIYNGGIVLGGSQSSTCNGDTVAGEIDSEDSIQESVKAEAKGTKYEKSGQSELDNGEAESNQSKEKACEDVYSPGKRRGRVKLKKLPLSICSFRDRVNPKEETITKSSPLTEKNMGNPSAAVKPLFSLEPSTDGVISIEGTPIWKCQDYKAPACIKQNKVMQS from the coding sequence ATGATGGAGGCTAACATTTGTGATATCAATCACTTGGATGCCGATGTCCTTCTGCCTCCTCGGAAGCGCCTGCTTGCTGGATTCAAAAAACAGGCTTCAAATGCCAATGGTTCTTCAGATCAGCCTACAgttgcttcttcttcttcatctctTCCTTCACCGTCACTCTCACCTTCACCCTCACCTTCACCTTCTACTTCTTCAAGCGATGTTAATACccatcttaataatttattgagttCTCATATCAATAACCCAAATCTTTCTCCGGAGGAGATTTTGGCGGCCTCAAGAGTAGCAGCAATTGCTGCTGCTAAGGCCGCAGAGGCTGCTAGAGCTGCTGCAGAGGAGAAGGCTGCAATTGCAGCTAAAGCTGTCGCTGCAGCTAAGAGTGCTTTGGACTTGGTAGCAACTTTTTCTGAAGAAACAGTTAGTAAGGACAGATACCTGAAAAAGAATAAGCTCAAGAAGCATGTTCCAGTTCAACTCTTATACAAAAAACACCAACCAATCGAGAATAATAGGACAGATGAAGAGTTAGCCCATAGACTGCACCGAGCAATCAACAGTTCTCCAAGAATCTCGAAGAATTCACCAACTTCTGAATGGAAAGGTCATAAACATAAAAGGCCCAAGAGCTTGCCAACTCTTGAGAAAACTAAGATTTACAATGGGGGTATAGTATTGGGAGGAAGCCAGTCTTCTACATGCAATGGAGATACTGTAGCAGGCGAAATTGATTCTGAGGACTCCATTCAGGAGTCAGTTAAAGCAGAAGCAAAGGGAACCAAATATGAAAAGTCTGGGCAATCGGAGTTGGATAATGGTGAAGCAGAATCAAATCAGTCAAAGGAAAAGGCTTGTGAAGATGTGTATTCCCCTGGTAAAAGGAGGGGCAGAGTTAAGCTAAAGAAGTTGCCCTTAAGCATTTGTTCCTTTAGGGATCGAGTGAATCCCAAGGAAGAGACGATTACTAAGAGCTCTCCATTGACGGAAAAGAACATGGGTAATCCGAGTGCTGCTGTTAAGCCCTTGTTTTCTCTGGAGCCCTCCACTGATGGTGTTATTTCTATTGAAGGCACACCTATTTGGAAATGCCAGGATTACAAGGCCCCTGCATGtatcaaacaaaacaaagtcATGCaatcataa